One Dreissena polymorpha isolate Duluth1 chromosome 9, UMN_Dpol_1.0, whole genome shotgun sequence genomic window carries:
- the LOC127845902 gene encoding E3 SUMO-protein ligase KIAA1586-like produces the protein MQKSSIFEKEIIKKHESENIVLEQVFATAYFQMKSFIANQHFIPLLTHIQTTFGVENLKYFDYNSKGSHQEIFQTLGQALKNDVINKVKSAGAYGVLTDEVSDISVTENLVTFIQFFSRESGSIATQFLACHNLLANFDSPNAEAITSVIVNELEGHGLSMEKFTGFTSDGASVMMGKRTGVAARLKEINPVLLNVHCICHRLALACTDSNTDLKYISTVETVLRQVWQFLDNSPKRMATYLKIQARLKAIHFEGKAFKKKSKRLKKAVSTRWLSFEAAIKAVFEDYESVLQTLAFFKDTDAVASGLFGKMKNLKFLGVVYILNDILPILANLSKDFQTGSITFATIVPSINRTKDKLKDLLEDNAPIERLS, from the coding sequence ATGCAGAAGAGCTCTATCTTTGAAAAGGAAATAATCAAAAAGCATGAATCAGAGAACATAGTTCTGGAGCAAGTTTTTGCCACAGCATACTTTCAAATGAAGTCGTTTATTGCAAATCAGCATTTTATTCCATTGTTGACACACATACAAACGACATTTGGTGTTGAGAACTTGAAGTACTTCGACTACAATTCTAAAGGTTCGCACCAAGAAATATTTCAAACTTTAGGACAGGCCTTGAAAAACGATGTAATTAATAAGGTGAAATCTGCTGGTGCTTATGGTGTGCTTACTGATGAGGTGTCAGATATATCCGTAACTGAAAATTTGGTCACCTTTATCCAGTTTTTTTCCAGAGAATCAGGCAGCATTGCGACGCAGTTCTTGGCGTGTCACAACTTACTGGCCAACTTTGACTCTCCTAATGCGGAGGCAATCACCTCTGTGATTGTAAATGAACTTGAAGGTCATGGATTGTCGATGGAAAAGTTTACCGGCTTCACATCGGACGGTGCTTCAGTTATGATGGGAAAAAGAACAGGAGTTGCTGCCAGACTCAAAGAAATAAATCCAGTACTGCTCAATGTCCATTGCATATGTCACAGGTTAGCCCTAGCATGTACGGACAGTAACACTGACTTAAAGTACATCAGTACTGTGGAAACTGTTCTCAGACAGGTATGGCAGTTTCTTGACAATTCCCCAAAGAGAATGGCCACATATCTTAAAATACAGGCCAGACTAAAAGCAATCCACTTTGAAGGTAAGgctttcaaaaaaaaatcaaagcgttTGAAGAAGGCTGTAAGCACAAGGTGGTTGAGTTTCGAGGCTGCAATCAAAGCTGTCTTTGAGGACTACGAGTCAGTGCTGCAGACATTAGCTTTCTTCAAGGATACTGACGCAGTTGCCTCTGGTTTGTTTGGAAAGATGAAGAATCTGAAATTCCTTGGGGTAGTGTACATCTTGAACGACATCCTCCCAATCCTTGCCAACCTGTCCAAAGATTTCCAAACTGGATCTATTACCTTCGCAACCATTGTGCCATCCATAAATCGCACAAAAGATAAGTTAAAAGATCTTTTAGAGGACAATGCACCGATAGAAAGACTGTCTTAA